ATCCCTTCCAGAATGGCCAGCCCGAACGGCTCATCGACGGAGGGATGAATCATGAAATCGGAACCCGATAACTCCAGCTCCAAATCATCAAGCATTCCGGCAAAGATAAAATGCCTCTCAAGATTGAGCTCCCGAATTTTCGCTTTCAGCTTGGGCTCGAGTGGCCCGCTTCCCAACCATAAGAAATGAAGGCGCGGAATCAGCCGCACAATCGTAGGGGCGGCCTCAATCAGGGTCTGATGTCCTTTTTGCTCCACAAATCGAGCCGAAGTTATCGCGATGACGGCGTCAGATGGCAGGCTGTATCGATATCGCAACTCCCGGCGGGCGGTCTCTTTATCGAGATTATTTGCGCGCTCCTTCAGACCGATCGGTATTACCTCTACCTTATCAGCCGTTATATATCGGTCAGAAACAATCTGTGACTTTAGTGATTGCGATGGCACAATTACCCGGTCAAATAATTTCGGGGTGAGAAGGCGATGAATTCGGCTGTCGCGAGTGATTTTGATTCCGATTGACCAGACCACTCCGGGGCGGCGGACAAGACGCGCCGCCAGCCCGCCTATCCGCAGGTCTTTATTGAAATTCACCACGACAATGTCAATTCGGTACTTTCTTATGAAGCGCGCCACTTTTCCGATAGTTACAGGATTGAAATCGCCGGAGATTTTAAGACTCTTGAGGTTCAGATTCTCTCCGGCATTACGCAGTCGCCGCAGGAATTCCGATTCAGGCCGTCCCATTACATATAGACCATGCCCGCGGGCGGCCAGACCGGCTCCGACCAGACGAATCCATTCCTCCATGCCTCCATAAATCTCTTCCCGGATGGAATTAAGGAAGAGGATATTCACGATTCATCCCGAAACTGCATATTGTAGAGCCGACGATACAAGCCGTCCTGGCTCAGTAGCTCCTGATGGTTGCCGCTTTCGACTATCCGGCCCGAGTCGATTACCAGTATCCGATGGGCATTAATCACTGTGGAAAGACGGTGCGCGATTACCAGAGCGGTCCGCTCTTTCATCAGATTATCAATCGCCTCCTGTACCTGCTGCTCCGATTCGGTATCGAGAGCGGAAGTGGCTTCATCAAAAATCAGAATTGGGGGATTTTTCAGAAGCGCCCGGGCGATGGCAATTCTCTGCCTCTGTCCGCCCGAGAGCATCACCCCGCGGTTGCCGACCACGGTATCGTACTTCTTCTCGAATCCCTGAATGAATCCGTCGGCGTTCGCCATCTTTGCGGCGTCAATAACATCATCCAGCGGTATGCCGTTAAGTCCATACGCAATGTTATTGAATATAGTGTCATTGAACAGATAGGTTTCCTGGGTAACGATTCCGAGGAGACGTCGCAGCGACTCCAATTTTATCTTGCGAATATCGATACCATCGATAGTAATAGTCCCGGCCTGGGGGTCATAGAAGCGGGGAAGCAGGTCCACCAGGGTCGATTTCCCTCCGCCGGAAGGACCGACCAGGGCAAAAATCTGCCCTTTCTTCAATTCAAGGGAGATATCCCGCAGTACCGGCTTGCCGTCGTTGTAAGCAAAAGTCACGCTGTCGTACTTAATTGATGAGTCAAAAGAACGCTTCTCCACCGCCTCCGGAATTTCCGCCACCCGAATGGGCGTATCAATTATACCGAATATCCTCTCCGCCGCGGCCAACCCCTCCTGTATTTTGATATGAATGGAGAGAAGCGTTTTGACCGGTTTAATCAGCGAGAACATGGCGATGATGAAAGTCATGAAGTCGCCGGCGTCCATCTCCCCCTTCCCTTCAAGAATCTGCGTTCCGGCATAGAGCAGTATCATGATTCCGGCGCCGACAATAAGAACTTCGCTTACCGGGCTTGCCAGATAACGGATACGGGTCATCCGCAGGATGGAGCGGAAATAATTCTGGGTTGCCTTGGAGAACTTTTCAATTTCAAATTTCTCCATGGCATAAGCTTTCACAATCCGGATATTGGAGATAGATTCTTCCAGAGTAGAGTTGACATCGGCCATCCGCTCCTGGGTGCGGCGGGAATATTTCCGGAGCTTTTTCCCCATGATATAGATGAATCCAAAAACCAGCGGGAGAATCAGCGCCGCCAGGAGGGTCAGTTTCCATGACAGAAGAATTAAGAATGCGCTGAGAAGTAGAACGGTTAGGGAATCGGCGACGAGACGATTGAAACCAAGGTCAACGGTTTCATTAAGGACGATGACGTCATTGGTGACCCGCGATATCAACTGCCCGGTCTGCTGGCGATGGAAAAAACTCAGGGACAGTTGATGATATTTCTCAAAGAGGCGATTACGAAAATCGCGAACCACCGATTGCTGGACAAACGACATGAAAAATCCCTGCAGGTAGAGAAAGATGTTCGCCGCCAGCCCGACCGCGAGTATCAACCAGCAAAAATTAAATAAAGTCTCCTGGCGCGAAGAACCAGTTACCAGGCTGCCAATCAATTCTTTCAAGGAATTCTTGGCTTCAATCAGGAAATCGTATTCGCCGGTAACGGCCGAAGGTAAATCGTGACCGGTCGCGGCCGTAGGTGAGGCGCTTTCGGCAGAAATCGCGCTTTCCGGTTGGGCGCCTGTAACTCCCATATCGGTCACGGCAAAGAGGGTCATCAGAAGCGGTCCGGCGAGCCAGACCAGCATTCCGGAGAGGAGGGCGTACATCGCCGACGACAGCGAAGAGCCGAGCAGATGTCGCCAGTACGGCTTGAGAATCGAAAATGTCCGCCGGAAAAGGCTCATATTACCTATGATTACAGGTTTACAATCTTATAAGATAAAGAACGGAATGGTCAAAAGCAACTGCTCCGCGCTCAGGGGTTAAGACGGGTCGCAGTCGAAGGGATAGCAATTTCGAATTTGTCGGCCGGGAGGTCGGTATCAAGGCGGAAATCCCGAACCTTTGCCTCAAAGCCAAAGGTCTCCTCTTCACCGATATATTGAATATTCGAAATCAGAAAACGGAGGTCATGCTTCTCATAATCAAGCCTGATACCGCCGCCGCAGTCTTTATAGTTGAGTATATACCGCCTTTGCTTATCATCTTCTTTTAGGATGGTAAGATAGAAATTATCAGACAGGGAGGAAATCTCCGGAGGCAAAATTCGGAAAAGCTGCCCCAGAACCGATTCCAATTCGGCGTTCCCCAGGCATGATTTCTTTGCCAGAGCATTCAACTTGCCGGAGTAGAATTCCTCTTCGGTCGGAAAGTACACAATCAAAGAGTCGTTGGTCAGAACACCTTTCATCACCCCTTTTCCCAGATAGCCACGGGCAAACCAGGCAAGAGTCTCTTCGGATTGATAGAGGTCGAGACGAAAGGAGCTTTTTTTACCCTCCCGATTTATCTTGACGTCTAATAGATAAGCATCCCCCCGCAACTTTTCCTTCGGCGCTGTCTGCTCCGCGGTTTTGATTCTCACTCGGTTGCGATTGGCAAGAGTGCATCCGGCAGGAAATATCGCAGAAATCGTTATCAGGGCAAAGAAAAACAGCGAGAGTTGGCTTTTCATATTACATCAGCCTTATACCGGCAAAGAGATAGACAAAGAACTTGATGAAAGGTCCCAGGACAAACCAGAAGCCGCCGATGATTATCAGAAACATAAGAATGAAAGGGGCAAAGCGCTCGAATTCCATCAGGGGTATTTCGTATCGCGCCGGCAGGAGACTTTTAAGAATATGGGAGCCATCCAGCGGATAGAGAGGAATCAGATTGAAAAACGCCAGTGAGACATTAATCATGACGCTGATATATAAGAATTGATATACCGCCGGAGGCAGAGCCAAATCGGCTCCGTAAGAGGCGCGGAACAGCAGTCCAAATATCAATCCTAACCCGAGATTTGAAAATGGTCCCGCCGCCGAAATCCAGAGGTCGGCGGTACGAGGGTTTTTCAGGTTATAGAGATTGACCGGTACCGGTTTTGCCCAGCCGAAACGGAAGCCCGACAGGAACATCATGAGAGTGCCAAAGAAGTCGAGGTGTGCCAGCGGATTGAGGGTCAACCGTCCCATATCTTTGGCGGTGCTGTCGCCGAAGCGGTAGGCAAGATAGGCGTGAAAGAATTCGTGGACCGTCAGCGCAAACAGAATCGCCGGGGCCGCTATCAGGGCTTTTTCTATGAAATCGGAATCAAACATACTCAATTAATTCAGGCATAAATTCCGCGCAACATAACGACATCGACCACTCGCTGAATTGCCACCATAAAGGCGGCAAGGCGGAGGTGCACCTTGTTCTCGACGGCGACTTTTAAGACATCCTGGAAGGCGTGCGTCATGATTTTTTCCAGTCGCATCAGAACATCTTCCTCACTCCAGAAATATCCCATCCGGTCCTGGACCCATTCGAAGTAAGATACCGTAACGCCGCCGGCATTGCAAAGGATATCGGGTATGACAAAGACCCCATTTTCAACAAGTATGGGGTCGGCATCAGGCGTGACCGGTCCATTGGCGCCTTCGGCGACAATTCTGGCTTTCACGCGGGCGGCGTTTTCGACCGTTATCTGGTTCTCCAGCGCCGCCGGAACCAGAATATCGACATCGGTATAGAGAATCTGGCTGCCGTCATACGGTTCGGCGCCGGCAAAACCGACTACATTCTTGTGCCTGGCGGCATATTTGACCAGTTCTTCAATATCTATCCCCCTGGGATTGTGAAGCCCGCCGTACACGTCGCTGATATGAGTGACCTTCACGCCGAGCCGATGCAGATAAAGGGCTGCCACCGAGCCAACATTGCCGAAGCCCTGGACGGCCGCGGTGCAATTCGCGGCCTCTAATCCCAGATG
This genomic stretch from Candidatus Zixiibacteriota bacterium harbors:
- a CDS encoding glycosyltransferase family 4 protein, with product MNILFLNSIREEIYGGMEEWIRLVGAGLAARGHGLYVMGRPESEFLRRLRNAGENLNLKSLKISGDFNPVTIGKVARFIRKYRIDIVVVNFNKDLRIGGLAARLVRRPGVVWSIGIKITRDSRIHRLLTPKLFDRVIVPSQSLKSQIVSDRYITADKVEVIPIGLKERANNLDKETARRELRYRYSLPSDAVIAITSARFVEQKGHQTLIEAAPTIVRLIPRLHFLWLGSGPLEPKLKAKIRELNLERHFIFAGMLDDLELELSGSDFMIHPSVDEPFGLAILEGMRSGLPIIASRAGGIPEVVHEGGNAALFQPGSKEELAAAVIAVASSDETRRQLSEESLRRWQTAFSYDVMLDRVENCFRNVISLRMN
- a CDS encoding ABC transporter ATP-binding protein gives rise to the protein MSLFRRTFSILKPYWRHLLGSSLSSAMYALLSGMLVWLAGPLLMTLFAVTDMGVTGAQPESAISAESASPTAATGHDLPSAVTGEYDFLIEAKNSLKELIGSLVTGSSRQETLFNFCWLILAVGLAANIFLYLQGFFMSFVQQSVVRDFRNRLFEKYHQLSLSFFHRQQTGQLISRVTNDVIVLNETVDLGFNRLVADSLTVLLLSAFLILLSWKLTLLAALILPLVFGFIYIMGKKLRKYSRRTQERMADVNSTLEESISNIRIVKAYAMEKFEIEKFSKATQNYFRSILRMTRIRYLASPVSEVLIVGAGIMILLYAGTQILEGKGEMDAGDFMTFIIAMFSLIKPVKTLLSIHIKIQEGLAAAERIFGIIDTPIRVAEIPEAVEKRSFDSSIKYDSVTFAYNDGKPVLRDISLELKKGQIFALVGPSGGGKSTLVDLLPRFYDPQAGTITIDGIDIRKIKLESLRRLLGIVTQETYLFNDTIFNNIAYGLNGIPLDDVIDAAKMANADGFIQGFEKKYDTVVGNRGVMLSGGQRQRIAIARALLKNPPILIFDEATSALDTESEQQVQEAIDNLMKERTALVIAHRLSTVINAHRILVIDSGRIVESGNHQELLSQDGLYRRLYNMQFRDES
- a CDS encoding site-2 protease family protein gives rise to the protein MFDSDFIEKALIAAPAILFALTVHEFFHAYLAYRFGDSTAKDMGRLTLNPLAHLDFFGTLMMFLSGFRFGWAKPVPVNLYNLKNPRTADLWISAAGPFSNLGLGLIFGLLFRASYGADLALPPAVYQFLYISVMINVSLAFFNLIPLYPLDGSHILKSLLPARYEIPLMEFERFAPFILMFLIIIGGFWFVLGPFIKFFVYLFAGIRLM
- a CDS encoding Glu/Leu/Phe/Val dehydrogenase is translated as MTVHERLKSVDVPVSTFENVMKQFDQAASKLNIAKELLEFIKYPRRSTIVKLPVQMDDGSFRMFTGYRVQHSIVRGPAKGGIRFHPDVTLDEVQALASWMTWKCAVVNIPFGGGKGGIACDPSRMSRGELERLTRRYTADLIDLFGPERDIPAPDVNTNEQTMAWIMDTFSMHERTTVTSVVTGKPLVLGGSAGRREATGVGVVITVREALRHLGLEAANCTAAVQGFGNVGSVAALYLHRLGVKVTHISDVYGGLHNPRGIDIEELVKYAARHKNVVGFAGAEPYDGSQILYTDVDILVPAALENQITVENAARVKARIVAEGANGPVTPDADPILVENGVFVIPDILCNAGGVTVSYFEWVQDRMGYFWSEEDVLMRLEKIMTHAFQDVLKVAVENKVHLRLAAFMVAIQRVVDVVMLRGIYA